A genome region from Blautia coccoides includes the following:
- a CDS encoding virulence RhuM family protein produces MDNYGEFLIYQSEDGLTNIEVKIQDETVWLTQQQMADLFQTSRTNIVEHIKHIYEERELDENSTCRKFRQVRKEGNREVLRELQYYNLDMIISLGYRVKSKIATNFRRWATERLKEYMIKGFTMDDERLKKLGGGNYWKELLDRIRDIRSSEKVMYRQVLDLYATSVDYNPKSSESVAFFKMVQNKLHYAAHGHTAAEAIYERADANEPFMGLKSFSGDFPVLKDISIAKNYLNDEELKILNNIVSGYFDFAEIQAMRHNPMYMADYVEHLDNVLKTTGEKVLHGAGTISHVQAIEKATKEYRKYQAQNLSPVEEEYLETIKNIHSTIKKNGDN; encoded by the coding sequence TTGGATAATTATGGGGAATTTTTAATATATCAGTCAGAGGATGGCTTGACTAACATAGAAGTTAAAATACAGGATGAGACAGTGTGGCTGACACAACAGCAAATGGCGGATTTATTCCAGACATCAAGAACGAATATAGTGGAACATATAAAACACATTTATGAAGAGAGAGAACTTGATGAAAATTCAACCTGTCGGAAATTCCGACAGGTTCGAAAAGAAGGAAATCGTGAGGTGTTAAGAGAGTTACAATACTATAATCTTGATATGATTATATCCCTTGGTTATAGAGTCAAGTCCAAAATTGCCACAAATTTTCGCCGATGGGCTACCGAACGCTTAAAAGAGTATATGATAAAAGGCTTTACAATGGATGACGAAAGGCTAAAAAAACTGGGTGGTGGAAACTACTGGAAAGAGTTGTTAGATCGTATACGAGACATTCGTTCGTCTGAAAAGGTTATGTATCGCCAGGTGCTCGATTTGTATGCGACAAGTGTTGATTATAACCCCAAGAGCAGTGAATCTGTTGCATTTTTTAAAATGGTGCAAAACAAATTACACTATGCAGCACATGGACATACAGCGGCAGAAGCCATATACGAGCGTGCAGATGCAAATGAGCCTTTTATGGGATTGAAAAGTTTTTCTGGTGATTTTCCTGTATTAAAAGATATTAGTATTGCAAAGAATTATCTTAATGATGAGGAATTAAAAATTTTAAATAATATCGTGTCAGGATACTTTGATTTTGCTGAGATTCAAGCTATGCGCCATAATCCTATGTATATGGCAGATTACGTGGAGCATTTGGATAATGTGTTAAAAACCACAGGTGAAAAGGTGTTGCATGGAGCAGGAACGATTAGTCATGTGCAGGCAATTGAGAAAGCGACAAAAGAGTATAGAAAGTATCAGGCACAGAACTTGTCGCCGGTTGAAGAGGAGTATCTGGAAACCATTAAAAATATTCATAGCACAATAAAGAAAAATGGTGATAATTGA
- a CDS encoding DUF6602 domain-containing protein, whose product MDGKRIQNYWSNEMQAMLDTYKQFQILIPAKDRNGAAHNGEDGRYVETLIREYLKRYLPKDLEVLTGFVLRPAVKTGLRNRVRKNEMDRHSTQLDILIYDSAKYPIFQRFGENVIVPPEGVVGIISVKKNLHENDIVHEAQALKTASKLCRCVDDSGQHLRGPFLALVSMDAFEKKEKHTEQWIFEKLEGVYSKKDDYFDDLIGYIGSFNKWSIFKRRPQNGEVGEYIFFNHSEEEVHMGFQFLLTGILSVYYDKTRNYISRPGFTAFPSHRACDKKLGDIEVREIR is encoded by the coding sequence ATGGATGGTAAAAGAATCCAGAATTACTGGTCAAATGAGATGCAAGCCATGTTGGATACTTATAAACAATTTCAAATCTTAATTCCAGCAAAAGATAGAAATGGAGCGGCACATAACGGAGAGGATGGGAGATATGTAGAAACATTAATACGAGAATACCTGAAAAGATATTTACCAAAAGATTTGGAAGTTTTGACGGGATTTGTTTTGAGACCAGCAGTAAAAACAGGATTGAGAAATAGAGTCAGAAAAAATGAAATGGACAGACATTCCACACAGTTAGATATATTAATTTATGATAGTGCTAAATATCCTATTTTTCAGAGATTTGGAGAAAATGTTATAGTTCCACCAGAAGGTGTTGTAGGTATTATTTCTGTGAAAAAGAATTTACATGAAAATGACATAGTACATGAAGCTCAAGCATTGAAGACTGCATCAAAATTATGTCGTTGTGTCGATGATAGTGGTCAGCATTTAAGGGGGCCATTTTTGGCTTTGGTGTCAATGGATGCATTTGAAAAAAAAGAGAAACATACGGAACAATGGATTTTTGAAAAATTAGAAGGAGTTTACTCTAAGAAAGATGATTATTTTGATGATCTAATAGGATATATTGGTTCGTTTAATAAATGGAGCATTTTTAAAAGACGTCCTCAGAATGGAGAAGTTGGAGAATATATATTTTTTAATCATAGTGAGGAAGAAGTACACATGGGATTTCAATTTTTGTTGACAGGAATTTTGAGTGTTTATTATGACAAGACTCGTAACTATATTTCAAGACCAGGATTTACAGCGTTTCCTTCACATAGGGCATGTGACAAAAAATTGGGTGATATAGAAGTTAGGGAAATTCGGTAA
- the rlmD gene encoding 23S rRNA (uracil(1939)-C(5))-methyltransferase RlmD: protein MEFKKNDVVTVKIEDMSHDGSGIGRADGYTLFIKDAVIGDEVEAKIMKTKKNYGFARLMNVLIPSPDRTEPKCPKARACGGCQLQFLSYEKQLEFKRNKVDGNLRHIGGFQDFAIEKVMGMDDPWRYRNKAQFPFGKDKDGNIVTGFYAGRTHAIIPNRNCYLGVEENEKILDMIISYMEENHVEPYNEETGKGLIRHALIRYGFTTKEIMVCLIINGESLPKKERLIEKLTKIQGMTSITANVNKKWSNVILGDKIIPLWGQDYITDYIGNVKYQISPLSFYQVNPVQTVKIYETALEYAGLTGKETVWDLYCGIGTISLFLAQKAKQVYGVEIVPAAIEDAKRNAELNGIENAEFFVGKAEEVLPREYEEKGIYADVIVVDPPRKGCDEALLTTMLEMKPERIVYVSCDSSTLARDLKILCGEGYELGRVAVCDMFPAGVHVETIVLLSKLKSSKHIEVELKMEELDLTAAESKATYDQIKEYVLEKAGLKVSNLHIAQVKDKHGLEKRENYNLPKSNDARQPKCPEEKKKAIEDALVYFQMI from the coding sequence ATGGAATTTAAAAAGAATGATGTGGTCACAGTGAAAATAGAGGATATGAGCCATGATGGTTCCGGAATCGGAAGAGCGGACGGATATACGCTTTTTATCAAGGATGCTGTGATCGGGGATGAAGTGGAAGCGAAAATCATGAAGACGAAAAAGAATTATGGTTTTGCGCGCCTTATGAATGTGCTTATCCCGTCTCCTGACCGGACGGAGCCGAAATGTCCAAAGGCCAGAGCATGCGGAGGATGCCAGCTCCAGTTTCTCAGTTATGAAAAACAGTTGGAGTTCAAGAGAAACAAGGTGGATGGGAACCTGCGCCATATCGGAGGATTTCAGGATTTTGCCATTGAGAAGGTAATGGGCATGGATGACCCTTGGCGATACAGAAATAAAGCCCAGTTTCCCTTTGGGAAGGATAAAGACGGCAATATTGTGACAGGATTTTATGCAGGCAGAACCCACGCCATCATTCCCAACAGGAATTGTTATCTGGGGGTAGAGGAAAATGAGAAAATCTTGGACATGATCATCTCCTATATGGAAGAAAATCATGTGGAGCCGTACAATGAGGAGACAGGAAAGGGACTTATCCGCCATGCACTGATCCGCTATGGTTTTACCACAAAAGAAATTATGGTATGCCTTATTATCAACGGGGAGAGTCTTCCGAAAAAGGAGAGACTGATCGAAAAGCTTACAAAAATTCAAGGAATGACAAGTATCACGGCGAACGTGAATAAAAAGTGGAGCAATGTGATCTTAGGGGATAAGATCATTCCGCTGTGGGGACAGGATTATATTACGGATTATATCGGAAATGTAAAATACCAGATTTCACCTCTTTCCTTTTATCAGGTCAATCCGGTGCAGACTGTGAAGATCTATGAGACGGCTCTGGAATATGCCGGTCTTACAGGAAAAGAGACAGTTTGGGATCTGTACTGTGGGATTGGAACGATTTCACTGTTTTTAGCACAGAAGGCGAAGCAGGTGTATGGAGTAGAGATCGTGCCAGCAGCTATAGAGGATGCGAAGAGGAATGCGGAGCTGAACGGGATAGAAAATGCAGAGTTTTTTGTGGGGAAGGCAGAGGAGGTTCTGCCAAGGGAGTATGAAGAAAAGGGGATTTATGCAGACGTTATCGTAGTGGATCCGCCGAGAAAGGGATGTGATGAGGCACTGCTCACAACCATGCTGGAGATGAAGCCGGAGAGGATTGTATATGTGAGCTGTGATTCTTCTACATTGGCAAGAGATTTGAAGATTTTGTGCGGTGAGGGGTATGAGTTGGGGAGAGTGGCGGTTTGTGACATGTTTCCGGCTGGGGTGCACGTTGAGACAATCGTGTTGCTTTCCAAACTTAAATCGAGCAAGCATATTGAAGTAGAATTGAAAATGGAGGAACTTGATTTAACTGCGGCGGAGAGTAAAGCCACTTATGACCAGATTAAGGAGTATGTTCTGGAAAAGGCTGGACTTAAAGTATCTAATTTGCATATCGCTCAGGTGAAAGACAAGCATGGGTTAGAGAAGAGGGAGAATTATAATCTTCCTAAATCAAATGATGCAAGACAGCCGAAATGCCCGGAGGAGAAGAAAAAGGCGATTGAGGATGCGTTGGTGTATTTTCAGATGATTTAG
- a CDS encoding 3'-5' exoribonuclease YhaM family protein, which produces MRFINELHEGEKLAGIYLCKHKQPAVTKNGKPYENVILQDKTGTIDAKIWDPNSLGIDDFDTLDYVDVVGDVTSFQGSLQVSIKRARKASEGEYEPGNYLPVSDKSVEAMYGELLNFVSGVKNIYLSRLLHSFFAEDEAFIRAFKGNSAAKTVHHGFIGGLLEHTLSVVKLCSYYCSTYPILNEDLLITAAMLHDIGKTKELSPFPMNDYTDDGQLLGHIMIGAEMIHDKAREIPGFPEKLESELKHCILAHHGELEYGSPKKPALAEAVALNLADNTDAKMETLTEIFRAAGDNKEWLGYNRLFESNLRKSGCEE; this is translated from the coding sequence ATGAGATTTATCAATGAACTGCATGAAGGCGAAAAGCTGGCGGGAATATATCTGTGCAAACACAAGCAGCCTGCAGTCACCAAAAACGGAAAACCCTATGAAAATGTGATTTTACAGGACAAGACAGGTACTATAGACGCGAAGATCTGGGATCCCAATTCACTGGGGATCGACGATTTTGATACTTTGGATTATGTGGATGTTGTGGGAGATGTGACCAGTTTTCAAGGCTCTCTGCAGGTGAGCATCAAGCGTGCCCGCAAGGCATCCGAGGGTGAATATGAACCCGGAAATTATCTTCCGGTCAGTGATAAAAGTGTGGAAGCTATGTACGGCGAGCTTCTGAATTTTGTTAGCGGAGTGAAAAATATTTATCTCTCACGTCTTCTGCATAGTTTTTTTGCGGAAGATGAGGCATTTATCAGAGCATTTAAAGGCAATTCCGCTGCAAAGACCGTACACCACGGGTTTATCGGAGGACTTTTGGAGCATACTCTGAGTGTAGTTAAGCTTTGCAGCTATTACTGCAGTACATATCCCATTCTCAATGAAGATCTGCTCATAACAGCAGCTATGCTTCATGATATCGGCAAGACAAAAGAACTCAGCCCGTTTCCTATGAACGATTATACGGATGACGGACAGCTTTTGGGACATATTATGATCGGAGCGGAGATGATCCATGATAAGGCCCGTGAAATTCCCGGGTTTCCGGAGAAGCTGGAGAGTGAGCTGAAGCACTGTATTTTGGCCCATCACGGTGAGCTGGAGTATGGTTCACCAAAAAAACCTGCTCTTGCGGAGGCAGTGGCACTGAACCTTGCAGATAATACGGATGCCAAGATGGAGACCTTGACGGAAATCTTCCGGGCAGCAGGAGATAATAAGGAGTGGCTGGGATATAACCGGCTGTTTGAGTCAAATCTTAGAAAGAGCGGTTGTGAGGAGTAG
- a CDS encoding S1C family serine protease produces the protein MDDGKKENLRHDDEKQEQDTGADNYEFLKETIKERPIDKKKLARHAGFLAAGGILFGLAAALTFAYVEPKIEKNVQSKEVPYVNIPGDEEPGTQEEPSSEDNGQGEQQTGDNAGEDSQAAQVDSREITLDDYKNLYTEILKQAEEPKKAMVTVIGSKKDEDWFQTPYENQISGLIVADNGQEMFILTEYRIVENVDRIQVVFCDGSMVDARFQKADKNTGFAILKVPVSDIPAETKEKIITAPLGNSYGLNQGEPVIAIGSPMGYSDSVAYGVVTSTTNSVSKVDAEYGILTTDIVGSGDGSGILVNLKGEVVGVIAQSFAKADTKNIITGLSISQTKDLIENLSNNKDIIYMGITGQTITTEISEKKGIPKGVFVEGVEVDSPAMQADIRNADVIVEVNKEKVETVKGYQQQLKSCKAGSVIEVKAMRQGTEGYVEVTFEVTLGAL, from the coding sequence ATGGATGATGGAAAAAAAGAAAATTTAAGGCACGATGATGAAAAACAGGAACAGGACACCGGAGCAGATAATTACGAGTTCCTGAAAGAGACGATCAAAGAGCGCCCTATTGATAAGAAAAAGCTGGCCAGACATGCCGGCTTTCTTGCGGCCGGCGGAATTCTGTTCGGCCTTGCGGCTGCACTGACATTTGCCTATGTGGAACCCAAGATAGAGAAAAATGTGCAGAGCAAAGAGGTTCCCTATGTAAATATTCCGGGAGACGAGGAACCCGGGACTCAGGAGGAACCGTCTTCTGAGGATAACGGGCAGGGAGAACAGCAGACAGGAGACAATGCTGGGGAGGACAGCCAGGCAGCCCAGGTGGACTCAAGAGAAATCACGCTGGATGATTATAAGAACCTGTATACAGAGATCCTCAAGCAGGCGGAAGAACCTAAAAAAGCCATGGTCACTGTGATCGGCAGCAAAAAGGATGAGGACTGGTTTCAAACACCCTATGAGAATCAGATATCCGGACTGATCGTTGCGGATAACGGGCAGGAGATGTTTATACTCACAGAATACAGGATCGTGGAGAATGTGGATCGGATACAGGTGGTATTCTGTGATGGAAGTATGGTGGATGCCAGATTCCAGAAAGCTGATAAAAATACAGGATTTGCCATTCTGAAGGTTCCTGTGTCTGATATTCCCGCGGAGACAAAGGAAAAAATCATAACAGCGCCTCTTGGAAACTCCTACGGATTAAATCAGGGCGAACCTGTTATTGCAATTGGAAGCCCAATGGGGTATAGTGATTCTGTAGCTTATGGAGTTGTGACTTCTACCACCAATTCTGTGTCAAAAGTGGACGCTGAGTATGGCATTCTCACCACGGATATTGTGGGAAGCGGGGACGGAAGCGGGATCCTTGTGAATCTGAAGGGGGAAGTTGTGGGCGTGATCGCTCAGTCTTTTGCCAAGGCTGACACAAAAAATATCATTACAGGCTTATCTATTTCCCAGACAAAGGATTTGATTGAAAACCTGTCCAATAATAAGGATATTATCTATATGGGAATCACGGGACAGACGATCACCACAGAGATTTCAGAGAAGAAAGGTATTCCCAAAGGTGTCTTTGTGGAAGGCGTTGAGGTGGATTCACCGGCCATGCAGGCCGATATCCGGAATGCGGACGTGATCGTGGAGGTCAACAAAGAGAAGGTGGAGACAGTAAAGGGCTACCAGCAGCAGCTTAAATCCTGCAAAGCCGGATCTGTCATAGAAGTCAAGGCAATGCGCCAGGGAACAGAAGGTTATGTGGAGGTCACTTTTGAAGTGACTTTAGGGGCATTATAA